The Amycolatopsis endophytica genome includes the window GCTCGGCCCCGAGGACCCCGCCTTCTCGCATCAGGTGCCACCGCCATCGGTGGCCGGATCCCGGTGAATCCGAGTGGCGGTCTGGTCGGTAAGGGGCCACCGGTGTCGCTCAGCTCGTCGAACTCGTGGACCAGCTTCGGCAGCGCGCTGGAAATCGCCAGGTGCCGTCGGCTCGTGTCACTCTGGCAGAGAACGGCGGCGGCTACCTGGGCCCGAACCCGGCGGCAGCCACCATCACGGTGCTGTCCGTCTGAAGGACGGACGAGCCGGCCGGACCGGCGTGCTGGGCGGATGAGCGCGAGTCCGGGCGCGCGCCAGGTGACAGTAGACTGATAGTCGTGGCCACGCAAAAAGAACGCAACGCCGAGACGCGGCGACGGTTGCTGTCCGCGGCCAGAGAGGTGTTCGCCGAGAAGGGCTACGCTCCTGCCACGGTGGCCGACATCGTCAAATGCGCGGGTCGCTCACACGGATCGTTCTACTTGCATTTCACCAACAAGGAGGCGGTCCTTCGGGCGCTGCTCGAGGACGCCATGGCTCAGGTGGCGATCGAGTCGAAGACGCTGTGGCGGTGGGACGAACCCGGCGCGAGCGTGCGCAAGACCGTCCGCAGGTTCATCGAAGAGTTCGGCGAGGATCGTGATCTGTGGCTGCTCCTCGACCAGCGCAGCAGCATCGAGCCGGTCTTCAAGGAGCTGAGCGACCAGTGGTTCCAGCGACTCGCCGGCGGCATAGCACGCGAGATGGTGGCCACCGAGACCCCCGGACTCCTGCGCGGTCTCGATCCGGAGATTCTCGCGCAGGTCTTCGCCGCGATGCTGTCCGACAGCACCCGAGCCGCCTACCAGGAGGGTTACAGCTGGACCGGCGACGAAATGGCGGACGAGATTTCGTCCATCTGGTCACGCACACTCGGATA containing:
- a CDS encoding TetR/AcrR family transcriptional regulator — encoded protein: MATQKERNAETRRRLLSAAREVFAEKGYAPATVADIVKCAGRSHGSFYLHFTNKEAVLRALLEDAMAQVAIESKTLWRWDEPGASVRKTVRRFIEEFGEDRDLWLLLDQRSSIEPVFKELSDQWFQRLAGGIAREMVATETPGLLRGLDPEILAQVFAAMLSDSTRAAYQEGYSWTGDEMADEISSIWSRTLGYTEMTASAEDGATRPANRRRRRTPDR